In Desulfobulbus oralis, one DNA window encodes the following:
- a CDS encoding glycosyltransferase family 4 protein has translation MSAPFIVHTEASRSWGGQEIRVLTELLAMRARGCRVALLATAGAPLAERATAAGIAVHELPGFRDMNPATWMRLWRLLRWLRPTVVNAHSSDDSWTAAPLARLLDVPLVLRTRHVLTTVSCLGLYRLPHAVVACSEAIADGLVRQGLDRGRISVIPTGNDEGRFRFSADKRQALRARYQIREGELLVGNVGFLRGYKGQHFILDTLAALPQRYRAILVGDGDLRGGLEQRAAELNLGGRVIFAGHQERPEDFYQAFDLFFFSSHAAEGVSQALVQALLNGLPVLACRLASTEEALAGVTASKLVNHGDVRAACAGVLELAPRPGRDPVQMAAQHQLIAARYGLSAMMTRLTRLYARHGIVLPQATSGPATKKVVEALCTGA, from the coding sequence ATGAGTGCACCATTCATCGTCCACACCGAAGCCAGCCGCTCCTGGGGCGGGCAGGAGATCCGCGTGCTCACGGAACTCCTGGCCATGCGGGCGCGCGGCTGCAGGGTGGCGCTCCTGGCCACTGCCGGCGCGCCCTTGGCCGAACGTGCGACTGCGGCCGGCATTGCCGTTCACGAGCTGCCGGGCTTCAGGGACATGAATCCGGCTACCTGGATGCGCCTGTGGCGACTCCTGCGCTGGCTCCGGCCCACGGTCGTGAACGCCCACTCTTCCGACGACTCGTGGACCGCCGCGCCCCTGGCCCGGCTGCTGGACGTGCCCCTGGTGTTGCGTACCCGCCATGTCCTGACCACCGTGTCATGCCTTGGACTCTACCGCCTGCCTCACGCTGTGGTGGCCTGCAGCGAGGCCATTGCCGACGGCCTTGTCCGGCAGGGGCTGGACAGGGGGCGCATCAGCGTGATCCCCACGGGCAACGACGAAGGGCGTTTTCGGTTTTCCGCAGACAAACGACAGGCACTCCGTGCCCGCTACCAGATTCGGGAAGGCGAGCTGCTCGTTGGCAACGTGGGCTTTCTGCGCGGCTACAAGGGGCAGCATTTCATTCTGGACACCCTGGCCGCCTTGCCGCAGCGGTACCGGGCCATCTTGGTGGGCGATGGCGATTTGCGGGGCGGGCTGGAACAGCGGGCTGCAGAGCTGAATCTGGGCGGACGGGTAATTTTTGCCGGCCATCAGGAGCGCCCCGAGGACTTCTATCAGGCCTTTGATCTGTTTTTCTTTTCATCCCATGCGGCTGAGGGGGTGTCCCAGGCTCTGGTGCAGGCGCTCCTGAACGGCCTGCCGGTCCTGGCCTGCAGGCTGGCTTCCACAGAGGAGGCGCTGGCAGGCGTCACGGCCAGCAAGCTGGTGAACCATGGTGATGTCCGGGCCGCCTGCGCTGGCGTTCTCGAACTGGCCCCGCGGCCTGGACGCGATCCCGTACAGATGGCAGCACAACACCAGTTGATTGCCGCGCGTTATGGGCTGTCCGCCATGATGACGCGACTCACCCGGCTCTACGCTCGCCACGGTATCGTGCTGCCCCAGGCGACCTCCGGCCCGGCGACAAAAAAGGTGGTTGAAGCCCTGTGCACAGGCGCGTAA
- a CDS encoding saccharopine dehydrogenase family protein has translation MAHILIVGAGGVGSVAAHKCAQVQQAGGVFDRITLASRGLAKCEAIAASIKKRLGADIATARLDADNVAETTAFLQREKPDLLLNLALPYQDLPLMEACLAAGVDYVDTANYEAPDQAKFEYKWQWAYRERFAERGLCALLGSGFDPGVTNVYTAWAAKHHFDEIRQLDIIDCNAGDHGQPFATNFNPEINIREITQRGRYFEHGEWVETDPLSWAMLFDFPEGIGPKKCFLMFHEELESLTKNIRGLTRARFWMTFSEQYLNHLRVLENVGMTRIDKVEFQGREIVPLQFLKAVLPEPASLGPLTHGRTCIGCVLQGRQAGREKRMYVYNICSHEAAYEEVGSQAISYTTGVPAMIGAKMVLEGKWKTPGVWNMEECDPDPFMADLNRYGLPWKAVDWP, from the coding sequence ATGGCTCATATTCTGATAGTCGGTGCGGGCGGGGTTGGTTCGGTGGCAGCACACAAGTGCGCCCAGGTGCAGCAAGCGGGAGGCGTTTTTGACCGCATCACCCTGGCCAGCCGTGGACTGGCCAAGTGTGAGGCGATTGCCGCTTCCATCAAAAAGCGGCTGGGGGCGGACATAGCCACAGCCAGGCTGGATGCCGACAATGTCGCTGAAACAACGGCCTTTTTGCAGCGGGAAAAACCGGATCTGCTCCTCAATCTGGCCCTGCCCTATCAGGACCTGCCGCTCATGGAGGCCTGCCTGGCCGCAGGCGTGGACTATGTGGACACCGCCAACTACGAAGCTCCGGATCAGGCCAAATTCGAGTACAAGTGGCAGTGGGCCTACCGGGAGCGCTTTGCGGAACGGGGCCTGTGCGCGCTGCTGGGTTCCGGCTTCGACCCCGGCGTGACCAACGTGTACACCGCCTGGGCGGCAAAGCACCACTTTGACGAGATCCGGCAGCTCGACATCATCGACTGCAATGCCGGCGATCATGGGCAGCCCTTTGCCACCAACTTCAACCCGGAAATCAATATCCGCGAGATTACCCAGCGGGGCCGTTATTTCGAGCATGGCGAGTGGGTGGAAACCGATCCGCTTTCCTGGGCCATGCTCTTTGATTTTCCGGAGGGCATTGGCCCAAAGAAGTGCTTCCTCATGTTCCATGAAGAGCTGGAATCCCTGACGAAAAACATCAGGGGCCTGACCCGTGCGCGTTTCTGGATGACCTTTTCCGAGCAGTATCTGAACCATCTGCGCGTGCTGGAGAACGTGGGCATGACCCGCATCGACAAGGTCGAATTTCAGGGCAGGGAGATCGTGCCCCTGCAGTTTCTGAAGGCCGTGCTGCCGGAGCCGGCCTCGCTGGGCCCGCTCACCCATGGCCGCACCTGCATCGGCTGCGTGTTGCAGGGCAGACAGGCGGGCCGCGAGAAGCGGATGTACGTGTACAATATCTGCAGCCATGAGGCGGCCTACGAGGAGGTCGGCTCGCAGGCCATCTCCTACACCACCGGCGTGCCGGCCATGATCGGCGCCAAGATGGTGCTGGAGGGCAAATGGAAAACGCCCGGCGTGTGGAATATGGAGGAATGCGATCCGGATCCCTTCATGGCCGATCTGAACCGCTACGGCCTGCCCTGGAAGGCCGTCGATTGGCCGTGA
- the nspC gene encoding carboxynorspermidine decarboxylase, with amino-acid sequence MTAFDGSKNCRFDPAGLERTPAFVVDLGLLRQNLSILARVRAATSCKILLALKCFALFRVFPLLAGTLDGVCCSSPHEARLGREEFGGEVHCFAAAFSDADIDELALSSDHLVFNSLAQKRRLLPRARKRAAQHGRRLAFGLRINPEHSEGAVPLYDPCAPGSRLGIRRRDFSPDALDGVSSLHWHNLCEQNADALERTVAAVEAHFSEFLPKMSFVNFGGGHHISRPDYDVEGLMAVIGRFQERWGVQVYLEPGEAVALNAGYLVASVLDVQPAAGGEAANVIVDTSVAAHMPDVLEMPYRPHIVGSAAPGTEAFPCTCRVGGLSCLAGDVAGDYAFPNMPACGERLVFTDMAIYTMVKTNTFNGVQLPDIVLFHPETKELELVRRFGYEDFRMRLS; translated from the coding sequence GTGACCGCCTTTGACGGCAGTAAAAATTGCCGTTTTGATCCGGCCGGGCTCGAGCGGACGCCGGCCTTTGTGGTGGATCTGGGCCTCCTGCGGCAGAATCTCTCGATTCTGGCCCGGGTCAGGGCGGCCACGAGCTGCAAAATTCTCCTGGCGCTCAAATGCTTTGCCCTGTTCAGGGTCTTCCCCCTGCTCGCCGGCACGCTGGACGGCGTCTGCTGCAGCTCCCCCCATGAGGCTCGGCTGGGTCGTGAAGAATTCGGCGGCGAGGTGCACTGCTTCGCCGCAGCCTTTTCCGATGCAGATATTGACGAACTGGCCCTGAGCAGCGACCATCTGGTTTTCAACTCCCTGGCCCAGAAACGCCGCCTGTTGCCGCGGGCCCGGAAGAGGGCCGCGCAACACGGCCGCAGGCTGGCCTTTGGCCTGCGCATCAATCCGGAGCATTCGGAAGGGGCGGTTCCGCTCTACGATCCCTGCGCGCCCGGCTCCCGGCTCGGCATCAGGCGGCGGGATTTTTCGCCCGATGCGCTGGATGGGGTCAGCAGCCTGCACTGGCACAATCTCTGTGAGCAGAACGCGGATGCCCTGGAGCGCACCGTGGCAGCGGTCGAGGCCCATTTCTCCGAATTTTTGCCCAAAATGAGTTTTGTCAATTTTGGTGGCGGCCATCACATCAGCCGCCCCGACTACGACGTCGAAGGGCTGATGGCGGTCATTGGCCGCTTTCAGGAACGCTGGGGCGTGCAGGTCTATCTGGAACCGGGTGAGGCCGTGGCCCTGAATGCCGGCTATCTGGTGGCCTCGGTCTTGGACGTGCAGCCCGCGGCAGGCGGCGAGGCGGCCAACGTCATTGTGGACACCTCCGTGGCGGCCCACATGCCGGATGTGCTGGAAATGCCCTACAGGCCCCATATCGTGGGCAGCGCGGCACCGGGTACAGAGGCCTTCCCCTGCACCTGCCGGGTAGGCGGGCTCTCCTGTCTGGCGGGGGACGTGGCCGGGGACTATGCCTTCCCGAACATGCCGGCATGCGGTGAACGGCTGGTCTTTACCGACATGGCCATCTATACCATGGTGAAAACCAACACCTTTAATGGCGTGCAATTGCCCGATATCGTGCTCTTCCACCCCGAAACGAAGGAGCTGGAGCTGGTGCGCCGTTTTGGCTACGAAGATTTCCGCATGAGGCTCTCATGA
- a CDS encoding cyclic nucleotide-binding domain-containing protein: MQYRNSVFVVTEERSCPLYSVGDEVRAKDLILSVTRGRPVCLSMLEKLMPLLSTESSAHARGRRKDRVECGGCEGLIRLESKKDGAFTTLQMRLMAVAERQAQLYKSDNGFAVLRQLPAFAELQDELLYSFCTIGQVQRFQPGERVVNRGEVADRIFIMLTGRVVLSEQDQHDEEETVVELAPGELIGEMGLVADTVYAFDCYCLEPASLLTMPVEQVKAFLSQHPALHIFFYSQLAKRLEKLSLSRMEAASGFSASLREMMVVELCQLINTSRKSGRVTLVLDDDTKGELLFNGGELIGARHGRESGKEAFYSLLGRNDGTFTFVSGLSEEEKGLPLVGGFMGLIMEGMQQIDESHAAKKRRMRPMLGRSR, encoded by the coding sequence ATGCAGTACCGCAACAGTGTTTTTGTGGTGACCGAGGAGCGATCCTGCCCGTTGTACAGCGTTGGCGACGAGGTCCGGGCCAAGGACCTGATCCTCAGTGTCACACGGGGCAGGCCGGTCTGCCTGTCGATGCTGGAGAAGCTGATGCCGCTCCTGTCAACGGAGTCCTCGGCCCATGCGCGTGGCAGAAGGAAGGACAGGGTGGAATGCGGCGGCTGCGAGGGCCTGATTCGTCTGGAGTCGAAAAAAGACGGCGCCTTTACCACCCTGCAAATGCGCCTCATGGCCGTGGCCGAGCGTCAGGCCCAGCTCTACAAGTCCGACAACGGCTTTGCCGTGCTGCGGCAACTGCCGGCCTTTGCCGAGCTGCAGGACGAGCTGTTGTACAGCTTTTGCACCATTGGCCAGGTGCAGCGCTTTCAGCCCGGCGAGCGGGTGGTCAACCGCGGCGAAGTGGCGGACCGCATCTTTATTATGCTGACGGGCCGGGTGGTGCTGAGCGAGCAGGATCAGCACGACGAAGAAGAAACTGTGGTGGAACTGGCGCCCGGCGAACTGATCGGCGAGATGGGGCTGGTGGCCGACACCGTCTATGCCTTCGACTGCTACTGTCTGGAGCCGGCCAGTCTTTTGACCATGCCGGTGGAACAGGTCAAAGCGTTTTTGAGCCAGCACCCGGCTCTGCACATTTTCTTTTACTCGCAACTCGCCAAACGTCTGGAAAAGTTGAGTTTGTCCCGGATGGAAGCGGCCAGCGGTTTCAGCGCCAGCCTGAGGGAGATGATGGTCGTGGAACTCTGCCAGCTCATCAATACCAGCCGGAAAAGCGGTCGGGTCACATTGGTGCTGGACGACGATACCAAGGGCGAACTGCTCTTCAACGGGGGCGAGCTGATCGGGGCCAGGCACGGCAGGGAGTCGGGGAAAGAGGCCTTTTACTCCCTGCTGGGCCGGAATGACGGCACCTTTACCTTCGTTTCCGGCCTGAGCGAGGAGGAGAAAGGGCTGCCCCTTGTCGGCGGCTTCATGGGGCT
- the speB gene encoding agmatinase — MMPDFLASECTKRGPEARFHVLPVPLEATVSYGGGTAGGPAAILAASQQLEDWDGHSCPLEAGIHTCAAVDCSGGVEAALARIERATAAILAQKRLPVLLGGEHSASLGALRALARLRGNRSFGLIQIDAHADLREAYEGTKFSHACIARRAVDDLGLPLFQFGCRAFSGAEAEFRKHHPAIHFLDAADFAAAGFPEQLLPPEFPDEVYLSFDVDGLDPAVIRATGTPVPGGPGWRACLSFVQRALAGRKVLGFDVMELAPQAGDRVSDFAAAQLVYALMGIVQRNEART; from the coding sequence ATGATGCCGGATTTTCTTGCCTCTGAATGTACGAAACGGGGGCCCGAGGCGCGCTTTCATGTGCTGCCCGTGCCGCTGGAGGCCACGGTTTCCTACGGCGGCGGCACGGCCGGGGGACCGGCTGCGATTCTTGCCGCCTCCCAGCAGCTCGAGGACTGGGACGGCCATTCCTGTCCGCTGGAGGCGGGCATCCACACCTGCGCGGCTGTTGACTGCAGCGGCGGGGTGGAGGCGGCGCTTGCCCGCATAGAGAGGGCGACTGCGGCGATCCTGGCGCAAAAGCGCCTGCCCGTGCTGTTGGGCGGCGAACATTCGGCCAGCCTGGGCGCGCTCCGGGCGCTGGCCAGACTGCGCGGCAACAGGTCCTTTGGCCTGATCCAGATCGATGCCCATGCCGATCTGCGGGAGGCGTACGAGGGCACGAAGTTCAGCCACGCCTGCATCGCCCGCCGGGCCGTGGATGATTTGGGGCTTCCGCTCTTCCAGTTCGGCTGCCGCGCCTTCTCGGGGGCCGAGGCGGAGTTTCGCAAACATCATCCGGCCATCCACTTTCTGGATGCCGCCGACTTTGCCGCAGCTGGCTTCCCGGAGCAGCTCCTGCCCCCGGAGTTCCCGGACGAGGTTTACCTGAGCTTTGACGTGGACGGGCTCGACCCGGCAGTCATTCGTGCCACCGGCACCCCGGTTCCCGGCGGCCCGGGCTGGCGGGCCTGTCTCTCCTTCGTGCAACGCGCCCTTGCCGGCCGCAAAGTCCTGGGCTTTGACGTGATGGAACTGGCTCCCCAGGCGGGCGACCGCGTTTCGGATTTTGCCGCAGCCCAGCTTGTCTACGCACTGATGGGCATTGTGCAGAGAAATGAAGCCCGCACATGA